The Primulina eburnea isolate SZY01 chromosome 13, ASM2296580v1, whole genome shotgun sequence genome includes a region encoding these proteins:
- the LOC140810321 gene encoding uncharacterized protein: protein MAGLRINPLKSSIYMGSIDESVRQEIVDITSFSPGSLPFRYLGIPLVARRLCASDYSKLVDATAMKFRIALFTRFTPSAANLCGKKTSSYCLEHTEWRRRKDESPLIKKILDIRDELITRTGSADAAISCLMSWFGKKDGLDHAYQFFVGKETKWPWKPILSKSFLMPKHRFILWLFAHRKLMTRDRLGYISDRKCVLYEIHDELVAHLFFECGAAKVI, encoded by the exons ATGGCAGGCTTAAGAATCAATCCATTGAAATCTAGCATTTACATGGGTAGCATTGATGAATCGGTGAGGCAGGAAATTGTGGACATTACTAGTTTTAGCCCTGGTAGCCTACCATTTAGATACCTGGGTATTCCACTTGTTGCGAGGAGACTTTGTGCATCAGATTACAGTAAGCTGGTGGATGCTACTGCGATGAAG TTCCGAATTGCGTTATTCACTCGATTCACTCCATCTGCCGCAAATTTGTGTGGCAAAAAAACATCCTCCTATTGCTTGGAACACACT GAATGGAGGCGGCGCAAGGATGAGTCACCACTCATCAAGAAAATTCTTGATATTAGAGATGAATTGATTACAAGAACTGGTTCGGCTGATGCTGCTATTTCGTGCTTGATGAGTTGGTTTGGTAAAAAGGATGGTCTTGATCATGCTTACCAGTTCTTTGTGGGAAAGGAAACCAAATGGCCATGGAAACCTATATTGTCTAAATCCTTCCTGATGCCTAAACATCGGTTCATACTTTGGTTATTTGCTCACCGAAAACTCATGACCCGAGACAGGTTAGGCTACATCAGTGATCGGAAATGTGTGTTGTACGAGATACATGATGAATTGGTAGCCCACTTGTTCTTCGAATGTGGTGCTGCAAAAGTCATTTGA